A segment of the Pseudomonadota bacterium genome:
TTTCGCTCATTCTTTCTCACCAATCGATGGCGTTTCGTATCGCCGGTGACGTGTTAGGCCGAGTGACCCTGGAGCCGGTGGCGCCATGAGTCGGCGGGGCGAACGTGGTTTTACGCTGCTCGAAGTCATGGTGGCGCTTTTGGTGTTGGGTGTGGCGATGGGCGCCGCAGTGGAAGGGGTCTCCCGCGCGGCGAGTCAAACCAGCTATCTCCGGGATCGGACCATCGCCCTTTGGGTGGCGGAGAACGTCGCGGCGGAACTGCGTTTGGAACCTCAGTGGCCTGCGATTGGGTTTCAGGAAGGGCAGGAGGACATGCTTGATCGAACCTGGTACTGGCGGGCCCAGGTTTCGGGAACGCCGGATCCCGAGTTGCGGCGAGCCAACATCGCGGTGCGAAATGACAAAGACAAACAGGCAACGCCTCTGACGACATTGGTCGTTTTCCTGGCGCCGCCACAGCCCGAGGATCGCAGGCGGCCGTGAACGCGCGTGGTTTTACCCTGCTGGAACTGGTCGTGGCGCTGTCTATTTTTGCGGTGATGGCGGTGATGGCTTACGGCGGGCTGAACGGCGTGATCGATGGCCGCACGCAAACCCTCGATACCCAAGCCCGCTGGGAGACACTGCAAAAAGCCATTGCGGTCATGAGTCATGATATTCGGCAGGCCAGCATCCGCCCGGTGCGGGACGAGCTGGGCGATCTTCAGCCCGCCTTGCATGCCGAACACTACACCGACAGCATTTTGGCGTTTACCCGAGACGGATGGCTAAACCCCCTGGGGCAGCCGCGCAGTTCGCTGCAGCGCGTCGGTTATCGGGTGGACTCACAGACCCTATACCGTTTGAACTACTGGTACCTGGATCGCGCGCCCGACACCGTCGTGCAAACCACCGAGTTGCTGGATGGCGTCCGCCGTTTCGAGGTCCGACTGTTGGATAGCGAGGGCCGTTGGCGCATGGATTGGCCGCCTCCAGACGCCGATTTGGACGAGATGCCTCGGGCGATGGCGTTCGAAATGGACCTGGAAGGACTGGGCCCGTTATCTCGGGTGTTCGTGTTGGAATGAGACTGCGGACGGGCACCGTGACCATCGCGTCGACCCAGCGGGGTTTGGCGCTGATCACCGCGATGCTGGTGGTGGCCTTGGCTACCCTGCTCGCGGTCAATATCTTTGACCGCCACTATGTGTTCGTGCAGCGAACAGCCAGTGTGATTAACGGCGATCAGGCCTGGGCCTATGCCGAGGGGGCCGAACTTCAAACCCGTGGTTTGTTGCGTCGGGATCAGGCCGGGTCCGATCGTGATACGCTGCTGGAGTCGTGGGCGCGGCCGCAGCCGCCGTTGGAGATCGACGGCGGGACGATGGAAATTCGAATTGAGGATTTACAAGGGCGCTTCAATCTCAACAACTTGGTGAGTGGAGACCGGCCGGTGGATGTGCAGATCGCGTACTTTCAGCGTCTGCTGCGGCTGCTTGATCTGAGTCCGGAACTGGTCTGGCCCATCGTTGATTGGTTGGATACGAACATGCAGCCGGTGCCGCTGGGCGCGGAGGACGGCGACTATCTTCGGCTGGAGCCGGCCTACCGAACGGCAAACCGACGGTTTGTCAGTGCCGATGAGCTGTTATTGGTCCGCGGAATGGACAGGGAGTCGTATCGACGTTTAGCGCCCTTCGTCACGGCGTTGCCCGAGTCGACGCAGCTGAACGTCAATACGGCAAAACCGATAAACTTGCGGGCCTTGCGCGAAGGCCTGGATGAAGGATGGGCGCAGTCGGTTATGGCTCAACAAGCTGCAGATGGATTTGCAACGGTGACTGACTTCCTGCAACTGATGGGTGAACGCCCTGGTCCGGATCAGGGCGAGGCAACCACGGCAGATCTGCTCGGCGTCAGGAGCCAGTTTTTTCGAATGCAAGCAAAGGTTGTTCTGGGAGAGAGCCGATTGTCGATGGTCAGTGTGCTGCGACGGGAATCCGATCGCGTCGAACTGATTGGTCGCCAGCGAGAGGTATTCGATGACAGCACGTCTGTATTTACGCTTGCCGGCAAGTGAGGGTGCGCCGGCCCAGTGGTTGTTGCAAGGGGCGGAAGAATCCCTGGAATCGGCCGCGTCCGGTGTGGGCGATCCGCAGCAAGCTTTGGATCAGGCGGCCGAAATCGGCGCTGATGTTTACTTGATCGCGCCAGGCGAACGCGTCACCTGTCATCGTGTGGATGTGCCGCTGCGTGGTGAGTCGCGTATCCGTCGACTGGTTCCCTTCGCGTTGGAAGAGGTTCTCCCCGGCGAGGTCACCGACTATCATTTCGCCCTCGGCGAGCGCGCCGAAGGCGGTTCGGTCCCCGTCGTAGCCGTGCAAGCGGAGTTGATGGGCAAATGGGTCGACGGGGTTCGCGAACGTGGACTCATCGCAAAGGCCTGTCGCGTCGATACGCTGCTTCTGCCGCATAAGCCGAACCACTGGACCGTGTTGGTTGAATCGGAAGTCTGTCGTATCCGGACCGGATCGGCCAGTGGCTATTGTTGCGATCTGGAAAACCTCACGGTTTTTCTGCGTCGCGCCATCAACGAGGCGGACGAGCGACCCGAGGGGATCGATCTGCTCATGGCACCGGGTTCTCAGGAAACCTGGCAACTGGAAGTGATCGATGCCACGTCCCGTGGTGTGCCGGTTCACACGGCGGACCTGAACAGACCGCTACAACGTTTCGTCGCGGCCATTGCGCAAGACCCCAGCCCTGATCTCTTGCAGGGGGCATTTCGCACGGAGACTTCCTGGACCGGCAGGCTGCGGCCATGGTGGCCCGTCGCGGCGGTGGCGATGGTATGGCTGGTCATGGTGATGTCGGCTTGGGGTTACGATCATCTCCGCATGCGGCATGAAATCGTGTCGCTGGAGGGCGAAATCCGCTCCATACTCAAATCCAGTTTTCCCCAGATGCGCCGCTTGGAGCCGCCCCGTGTGCGGATGGAGCAGGCCCTTGCGGAGCTGCGACAAGAGGCGGGTGACGACCGTTTTCTTCGGTTGATGGCCGAAACGGCGCCGTCCTTGGTGCGTATGCCCGGTTTTGCGCTGCGAGGGCTCCGCTATCAGAACCGGGTGCTGGAGATGCAAGTGGCTGTGGCCAATATCCAGGCCTTGGAGATGGTCAGAGAGGAGATGGCGGGTCGGGCGCTCGAGTTGAGTGTGGTCTCGGCCAGTGCGGATGGAGACGGGATCCTCAGCCGCATTACGATTCGGGAAATGTCATGAAGAGTTGGTGGCAGTCACTGGCCAAACGGGAGCGTTTGTTTTTGTCAGTCGGCATTGTGTTTCTCATCGTGGTTTCGGCGTACGTGTTTGTGTACACGCCCATGGTTCGAACGCATGAAAGAATGCAAGAAGACTTGCTGGCCTTACGGGCAGAGCGGGACTGGATGCGTCAAGCGTCCAGGGAAGCGGCGGCGCTGGTTTCTCAACAGAAGCGGCGGGGCGCCGTCTCGGCCACCCAAAGTCCATTGCTCGCAGTACAAAAAAGCGCGGACGCCATGGGTGTTCGTGCGTATCTGACCCGCTTCGAAACGGAGTCCAATAACGCCGTCCGTGTCCGATTGGAGGATGTTCCTCTAGACGCCATGGTTTTTTGGTTACAGAGTTTGGCTCGCGATTATGGCCTGTCCGTGCGGCAACTGGCGCTAGAGCCAGCGGAAAGTCCCAATACGTGTCATGTAAGCCTCAGCCTGGAAGCCTAACGACAGCGCTTTGGGACGGCACGGAGAGAGCAGCGAACCGGACCGCCGATAGCGGCCGGAAAGAATAGGATAGTCAGTACATGTCGGCGCGCGCCTTAAACCCGGAAGACCTGTATCACCCCTGCGATCCCGATCGTTTGGGCTTTTCGGTCACCTCTGAAGTCACCGAAGACGGCGTTGCCTTTGGGCAGGCCGAGGCACTGGATGCCGCCCGATTCGGCATTGAAATGGGCCGCCCGGGGTACAACATTTTTGCTATCGGCAGCGCCAGCCGGGATACCCACGCCGCCATGATGCCGGTGTTGGAGGGGGCCGCATCGCAAAGACCTGCAGCGGGAGACTGGTGCTACGTTCACAACTTTCAGTTGCCATCCAAACCCAAAGCGCTCAGTTTTCCGGCCGGTGAGGGCGAACGGTTCCGCCGAGCGCTGAATCAACTCGTCGAAGATCTCAAGGCCAGCATCCCCGCGGCTTTTGAAAGTGAGGAGTATCAAGCCCGTCGTCAGCTCCTCGAGCAGAAATTCCAGGACCGCCAAGAAAAAGCCTTCACGGAGATTCAAGAGAAAGCCAAGGAAAGCGGCGTTGCCATGTTTTCCACACCGCATGGTTTCACCTTCGCGCCGGTGCGCGATGGCGCGGTCATCAAACCCGATGTCTTTGCCAAGTTACCGCAACAGGAACAGGAAGAGATTGAGCGTCGGGTGAGTGAGCTTCAGCAGGCCCTCCGAGAGCAAATTCAGCAGATCCCCATTTGGCAGCGTGAAGCCCGAGACGAATTGAAGCAGCTTAATCGAGAGACCACGCTGGCCGCGGTCAAGCCCTTGTTCGAGGAAATCCGGCGGCAATTCGACGCCTGTCGCTCTGCCTTGGACCATGTCGAGGCCATGCAAGAGGATGTGCTGGACAACGCCGATGATTTTCTGAAAGAAGAATCGGAAGCGACCAACCTGGTGAGTGGTGCTTTGTTTGGGGGCGAGGATAAGTTCACCCGTTACCAGGTGAACGTGCTGGTTTCCAACGAGTCGGACGGCGCACCGGTGGTGTACGCTGACAACCCGGCTTATGCGAATTTGTTCGGCCGGCTTGAGCATCGCGCCCGGTTCGGTGCCTTGACGACCGACTTTACTTTGATCAAGGCCGGTGCATTGCATCGGGCAAACGGCGGTTATCTCATCGTCGATGCACGAAAGATTCTCACCCAGCCGTTTGCTTGGGAGGCCTTGAAGCGGGTTCTGCAGTCACGCGAGCTTCGGATCGAGTCCATCGAGCAGATGCTCAGCGTGATGACCACCGTATCGCTGGAACCCGAACCCGTTCCCATCGACCTCAAGGTTGTGATGATCGGGGAGCGTCGCCTCTACTATTTGCTGTCCGCTTACGACCCGGATTTTGCCGACTTTTTCAAAGTCCTGGTCGATTTCAATGATGAAATCGACCGCGATGCGGACCGGGATCGCCTCTACGCGCGGAGCTTGGCGGCCTTGGCGCAGGACAAGAAGCTGCGGCCTTTCAGTGCGACGGCGATCGCCCGGGTGATTGATCAGAGTTCGCGCTTGGCCGGTGATTCCACCAAATTGAGTGCTCAGATCAGCGCCATGGAAGATCTGCTGGAAGAAGCGGAGCTGTTCGGTTTGCAGGCAGGCCACGAGGTGGTGCAAGCGGAGGATGTCGAGCAAGCCATCACCGCGCAACATCGACGTCATGATCGTCCGCGGCGCAAGATACAAGAGCATATTCTGAGAGAAACGCTCATGATCGACACCCAGGGCGAGCGGGTCGGTCAAGTGAATGGGCTGTCGGTATTGGACTTGGGGACCTATGCATTCGGCCGCCCGAGCCGAATCACCGCCACGGTTCGGCTGGGGTCCGGCAAAGTGGTGGATATCGAACGCGAAGTCGAACTCGGCGGTCCCTTGCACTCCAAGGGCGTGATGATTTTGTCCAGTTTTCTGGGGGCTCGCTACGCCGCCAATTTTCCGCTGGCCTTTTCGGCAAGTCTGGTTTTTGAGCAGTCTTACGGTGGGGTCGAAGGCGATAGTGCGTCCTCGGCGGAACTCTTTGCGCTGCTCTCCGCCCTGGCGCAGATTCCGATTCGGCAATGTTATGCGGTGACCGGCTCAGTCAATCAGTTTGGCGAAATCCAAGCCATCGGCGGCGTCAATGAAAAAATCGAAGGGTTCTTCGAGATCTGCCAGGCACGCGGACTGACGGGGAGTCAGGGTGTGCTGATTCCCGAGGCGAACGTTCCCAATCTCATGTTGCACCGTGATGTGGTCGATGCCGTTCGCGCAGGCCAGTTCCACATCCATACCGTCACCACGGTAGATGCCGCTATGGCTATTTTGACCGGTGTGGATGCCGGCCAAGCGGGGGTCGACGGCGAGTTTCCACCGGACACGATCAACGCCCGGGTTTCGGACCGTTTGCGGGATCTGGCGGAGAAAGCCCGCGGGTTTGCTCA
Coding sequences within it:
- the gspI gene encoding type II secretion system minor pseudopilin GspI codes for the protein MSRRGERGFTLLEVMVALLVLGVAMGAAVEGVSRAASQTSYLRDRTIALWVAENVAAELRLEPQWPAIGFQEGQEDMLDRTWYWRAQVSGTPDPELRRANIAVRNDKDKQATPLTTLVVFLAPPQPEDRRRP
- the gspJ gene encoding type II secretion system minor pseudopilin GspJ, coding for MNARGFTLLELVVALSIFAVMAVMAYGGLNGVIDGRTQTLDTQARWETLQKAIAVMSHDIRQASIRPVRDELGDLQPALHAEHYTDSILAFTRDGWLNPLGQPRSSLQRVGYRVDSQTLYRLNYWYLDRAPDTVVQTTELLDGVRRFEVRLLDSEGRWRMDWPPPDADLDEMPRAMAFEMDLEGLGPLSRVFVLE
- the gspK gene encoding type II secretion system minor pseudopilin GspK, whose amino-acid sequence is MRLRTGTVTIASTQRGLALITAMLVVALATLLAVNIFDRHYVFVQRTASVINGDQAWAYAEGAELQTRGLLRRDQAGSDRDTLLESWARPQPPLEIDGGTMEIRIEDLQGRFNLNNLVSGDRPVDVQIAYFQRLLRLLDLSPELVWPIVDWLDTNMQPVPLGAEDGDYLRLEPAYRTANRRFVSADELLLVRGMDRESYRRLAPFVTALPESTQLNVNTAKPINLRALREGLDEGWAQSVMAQQAADGFATVTDFLQLMGERPGPDQGEATTADLLGVRSQFFRMQAKVVLGESRLSMVSVLRRESDRVELIGRQREVFDDSTSVFTLAGK
- the gspL gene encoding type II secretion system protein GspL; the protein is MTARLYLRLPASEGAPAQWLLQGAEESLESAASGVGDPQQALDQAAEIGADVYLIAPGERVTCHRVDVPLRGESRIRRLVPFALEEVLPGEVTDYHFALGERAEGGSVPVVAVQAELMGKWVDGVRERGLIAKACRVDTLLLPHKPNHWTVLVESEVCRIRTGSASGYCCDLENLTVFLRRAINEADERPEGIDLLMAPGSQETWQLEVIDATSRGVPVHTADLNRPLQRFVAAIAQDPSPDLLQGAFRTETSWTGRLRPWWPVAAVAMVWLVMVMSAWGYDHLRMRHEIVSLEGEIRSILKSSFPQMRRLEPPRVRMEQALAELRQEAGDDRFLRLMAETAPSLVRMPGFALRGLRYQNRVLEMQVAVANIQALEMVREEMAGRALELSVVSASADGDGILSRITIREMS
- the gspM gene encoding type II secretion system protein GspM, which produces MKSWWQSLAKRERLFLSVGIVFLIVVSAYVFVYTPMVRTHERMQEDLLALRAERDWMRQASREAAALVSQQKRRGAVSATQSPLLAVQKSADAMGVRAYLTRFETESNNAVRVRLEDVPLDAMVFWLQSLARDYGLSVRQLALEPAESPNTCHVSLSLEA
- a CDS encoding ATP-binding protein, whose translation is MSARALNPEDLYHPCDPDRLGFSVTSEVTEDGVAFGQAEALDAARFGIEMGRPGYNIFAIGSASRDTHAAMMPVLEGAASQRPAAGDWCYVHNFQLPSKPKALSFPAGEGERFRRALNQLVEDLKASIPAAFESEEYQARRQLLEQKFQDRQEKAFTEIQEKAKESGVAMFSTPHGFTFAPVRDGAVIKPDVFAKLPQQEQEEIERRVSELQQALREQIQQIPIWQREARDELKQLNRETTLAAVKPLFEEIRRQFDACRSALDHVEAMQEDVLDNADDFLKEESEATNLVSGALFGGEDKFTRYQVNVLVSNESDGAPVVYADNPAYANLFGRLEHRARFGALTTDFTLIKAGALHRANGGYLIVDARKILTQPFAWEALKRVLQSRELRIESIEQMLSVMTTVSLEPEPVPIDLKVVMIGERRLYYLLSAYDPDFADFFKVLVDFNDEIDRDADRDRLYARSLAALAQDKKLRPFSATAIARVIDQSSRLAGDSTKLSAQISAMEDLLEEAELFGLQAGHEVVQAEDVEQAITAQHRRHDRPRRKIQEHILRETLMIDTQGERVGQVNGLSVLDLGTYAFGRPSRITATVRLGSGKVVDIEREVELGGPLHSKGVMILSSFLGARYAANFPLAFSASLVFEQSYGGVEGDSASSAELFALLSALAQIPIRQCYAVTGSVNQFGEIQAIGGVNEKIEGFFEICQARGLTGSQGVLIPEANVPNLMLHRDVVDAVRAGQFHIHTVTTVDAAMAILTGVDAGQAGVDGEFPPDTINARVSDRLRDLAEKARGFAHHGEDDGAE